One window from the genome of Bacillus tianshenii encodes:
- a CDS encoding protein arginine kinase produces MSLQRFINQAISPWMNEEGPDSDIVLSSRIRLARNMQEVPFPTVASTEALAKVISLFQEYFSNQHLDGVGKLELLPMNEMEPIEKRVLVEKHLISPHLAEVSEAGAVVLSENEQISIMLNEEDHIRIQCLYPGLQLTEALHAATTLDDWIESKADYAFDEKRGYLTTCPTNVGTGMRASVMMHLPALVLTNQMNRIVPAINQLGLVVRGIYGEGSEAQGNIFQISNQITLGKSEQDIVEDLQSVVAQLIAQERSAREALLQSSRIQLEDRVFRSYGILAHSRIIQSKEASQCLSDMRLGIDLGFIKNVSRNILNELMILTQPGFLQQYAGKGLTPNERDIRRASLIRERLKLELEDGSLGGK; encoded by the coding sequence ATGTCGTTGCAACGTTTTATTAATCAGGCAATCAGCCCTTGGATGAATGAAGAAGGGCCTGACAGTGATATCGTCTTAAGCAGTCGGATTCGCTTGGCAAGAAATATGCAGGAGGTTCCTTTTCCGACTGTTGCAAGTACTGAGGCATTAGCGAAGGTCATCTCTCTTTTTCAGGAATACTTTTCTAATCAACACCTTGATGGGGTAGGCAAGCTTGAACTGTTACCGATGAATGAGATGGAACCAATTGAAAAGCGTGTACTAGTTGAAAAGCATTTAATTAGTCCTCACCTTGCCGAAGTCTCAGAAGCAGGTGCTGTTGTTTTATCAGAAAATGAGCAAATCAGTATTATGCTTAACGAAGAGGACCATATTCGGATTCAATGTCTCTATCCAGGCCTTCAATTAACAGAAGCACTGCATGCTGCAACAACTCTTGATGACTGGATTGAATCCAAGGCAGATTATGCATTTGATGAAAAGCGTGGATACTTAACAACATGTCCAACAAATGTTGGTACAGGAATGCGAGCTTCAGTGATGATGCACTTACCCGCACTTGTTTTGACAAATCAAATGAATCGTATTGTACCAGCTATTAATCAACTTGGGCTTGTCGTACGTGGTATCTATGGGGAGGGCAGTGAAGCACAAGGTAATATCTTTCAAATCTCTAACCAAATTACGTTAGGGAAGTCAGAGCAAGACATCGTTGAAGATTTGCAAAGTGTTGTCGCTCAACTTATCGCCCAAGAACGTTCTGCACGTGAGGCATTATTACAATCATCAAGAATTCAGTTGGAAGATCGTGTCTTCCGCTCGTATGGCATCCTTGCCCACAGCCGAATCATTCAATCGAAAGAAGCTTCTCAATGCTTGTCAGATATGCGGTTAGGGATTGATTTAGGATTCATAAAAAACGTTTCTCGGAATATTCTTAATGAATTAATGATTTTAACTCAGCCAGGTTTTTTGCAACAATATGCAGGAAAAGGACTAACACCAAACGAACGTGATATACGTAGGGCTAGTTTAATAAGGGAACGGTTAAAACTCGAATTAGAAGATGGTTCGTTAGGAGGGAAATAA
- a CDS encoding CtsR family transcriptional regulator, with amino-acid sequence MRNISDIIEHYLKQVLKVSDENIVEIKRSEIAEKFQCVPSQINYVINTRFTIEKGYIVESKRGGGGYIRITKVQADDHVHLIEEIDSLISNKIPQATAENIILRLLEEEVISKREARIMLSAIDRSVLYIDLPERDIIRARVLKAMLIALKYKS; translated from the coding sequence ATGAGGAACATCTCCGATATTATTGAACATTATTTAAAGCAAGTGTTAAAAGTTAGTGATGAGAATATTGTAGAGATTAAGCGTAGTGAAATCGCTGAAAAATTTCAGTGCGTTCCCTCGCAAATTAATTATGTGATTAACACTCGATTTACGATTGAAAAAGGCTATATTGTGGAAAGTAAAAGAGGAGGGGGTGGGTACATCCGTATCACCAAAGTACAAGCGGATGATCACGTCCACCTCATTGAAGAAATTGATAGCCTCATTTCGAATAAAATTCCTCAAGCAACTGCAGAAAATATCATTCTCAGATTATTAGAAGAAGAAGTTATTTCAAAACGTGAAGCTAGAATTATGTTAAGTGCAATTGATCGATCAGTCTTGTATATCGATTTACCCGAACGTGATATTATTCGTGCTCGCGTTTTAAAAGCAATGTTAATCGCTTTGAAATATAAATCATAG
- the disA gene encoding DNA integrity scanning diadenylate cyclase DisA, producing the protein MDEQYYSKVIGGILQFVAPGSPVRDGIDNVLRAKTGGLIVVGYNEKIKEIIDGGFCINCSFSPAHLYELAKMDGAIILNDGGSKILYANTQLIPYSTIPSSETGMRHRTAERVAKQTGCLVIAISQRRNVITLYKGNFRYALKEIGVILTKANQAIQTLEKYKVVLDQSITNLGALEMEELVNFQEVIQVFHRIEMVLRIKNEILNYVNELGTEGRLIRLQMTELVSNIEEEAALLIKDYSKKEEVEPYHLLKKLQTKSNAELLDDVSVLKMLGYSATVSEEEAVVPRGYRLLHKIPRMPALIIRNLVNQFNNLNRIIKATPEELVTVEGVGEVRAKKIKDGINRIQEQLFIDRHM; encoded by the coding sequence ATGGATGAACAATACTACAGCAAGGTGATTGGTGGAATACTCCAATTCGTCGCTCCCGGGAGTCCTGTACGTGATGGTATTGATAATGTTCTTCGGGCAAAGACAGGTGGTTTGATCGTAGTCGGGTACAATGAAAAAATCAAAGAAATTATCGACGGTGGTTTTTGTATTAATTGTTCCTTTTCACCTGCCCATCTGTATGAGCTAGCTAAGATGGATGGTGCCATTATTTTAAATGATGGCGGTAGTAAGATTTTATATGCAAATACACAACTAATTCCATACTCAACTATTCCATCTTCTGAAACAGGTATGCGTCACAGGACGGCAGAACGTGTCGCAAAACAGACAGGCTGTCTTGTAATTGCGATTTCCCAACGCCGAAATGTTATTACCTTATATAAAGGGAATTTCCGATATGCCCTTAAAGAAATAGGTGTTATTCTTACAAAAGCAAATCAAGCAATCCAAACCTTAGAAAAGTATAAAGTTGTCTTGGACCAATCTATTACTAACTTAGGCGCACTTGAAATGGAGGAGCTTGTTAACTTCCAAGAGGTTATTCAAGTTTTCCATCGAATTGAAATGGTCTTAAGGATCAAAAATGAAATTTTGAATTATGTAAATGAATTAGGTACAGAAGGTCGGTTAATACGCCTGCAAATGACCGAGCTCGTTTCGAATATTGAAGAAGAGGCTGCTTTATTAATTAAAGATTACAGTAAAAAAGAAGAAGTCGAACCATATCATCTATTAAAGAAGCTACAAACGAAATCAAATGCTGAACTTTTAGATGATGTGAGTGTATTAAAGATGTTAGGATATAGTGCCACAGTGAGTGAAGAAGAAGCTGTCGTTCCTCGAGGTTATCGGCTTCTCCATAAAATACCACGTATGCCTGCATTAATAATCAGAAATTTAGTGAATCAATTCAATAACCTCAATCGTATAATAAAGGCAACACCTGAAGAATTAGTAACAGTAGAGGGGGTTGGGGAAGTAAGAGCAAAGAAAATAAAAGATGGAATAAACCGTATTCAAGAACAACTTTTTATTGACCGCCATATGTAA
- a CDS encoding UvrB/UvrC motif-containing protein translates to MKCEECQQNPATLHFTKIINGEKTEIHLCDQCAREKGEVFTGGSGFSVNNLLSGLLNMDTPFKESTNHSFTSQQSLQCETCGMTYDKFSKIGRFGCADCYKTFGDKLDPILRRVHSGNTVHAGKLPKRIGGDLHVKKEITHLKEEMQTCIANEEFERAAELRDKIRALEKNLIGKREGD, encoded by the coding sequence ATGAAATGCGAAGAATGCCAGCAAAACCCTGCCACGTTGCACTTTACAAAAATTATAAACGGCGAGAAAACAGAAATTCATTTATGTGATCAATGTGCAAGAGAAAAAGGGGAAGTTTTTACAGGTGGTAGTGGATTTTCGGTAAATAACTTGCTTTCAGGTTTACTTAACATGGATACTCCATTCAAGGAATCAACAAATCATTCGTTTACAAGTCAGCAGTCCTTACAATGTGAAACATGCGGGATGACCTACGATAAGTTTTCAAAGATCGGGCGTTTTGGGTGTGCTGATTGTTACAAAACTTTCGGAGATAAGCTAGATCCTATTTTAAGACGTGTTCACAGCGGCAATACTGTTCATGCTGGTAAGCTTCCGAAACGAATTGGCGGGGATTTACACGTGAAGAAAGAAATCACCCATTTGAAAGAGGAAATGCAAACATGTATTGCTAATGAAGAGTTTGAGCGAGCTGCTGAACTGCGTGACAAGATTCGTGCTTTAGAGAAGAATCTAATAGGGAAAAGAGAGGGGGATTAA
- the radA gene encoding DNA repair protein RadA — MAKKTTKFICQSCGYESAKWMGKCPGCGQWNTMTEEMMETKRGRKQTFVTSSQTVSKPQKISSIESISEPRVHTDIGEFNRVLGGGIVPGSLVLIGGDPGIGKSTILLQVSAQLANRMKVLYISGEESVKQTKLRADRLDIKADQLYVHAETDIDYISKAIDEQNPSFVVIDSIQTVYHPDVTSAPGSVSQVRECTTEFMRIAKTKGIAIFIVGHVTKEGSIAGPRLLEHMVDAVLYFEGERHHTYRILRAVKNRFGSTNEMGIFEMKERGLEEVLNPSEIFLEERSQGASGSVVVASMEGTRPVLVEIQALISPTSFGNPRRMATGIDHNRVSLLMAVLEKRMGMLLQNQDAYLKVAGGVKLDEPAIDLAVAVSIASSFRDRPSKPTDVVIGEVGLTGEIRRVSRVEQRVLEAQKLGFQRVILPDKNLGGWTVPKGIEVIGVSTVSEALEHTLGGG, encoded by the coding sequence ATGGCAAAAAAAACGACCAAATTCATTTGTCAAAGCTGTGGATATGAATCAGCAAAATGGATGGGGAAATGTCCTGGCTGTGGTCAGTGGAATACGATGACAGAAGAAATGATGGAAACGAAACGTGGACGAAAACAAACATTTGTCACCTCGTCGCAAACTGTTTCAAAGCCACAGAAAATTAGTTCCATTGAGTCGATTAGTGAACCGCGAGTTCATACTGATATTGGGGAGTTTAATCGTGTACTTGGGGGAGGGATTGTTCCAGGATCGCTCGTTTTAATAGGTGGGGACCCTGGTATTGGAAAGTCAACAATTCTTCTGCAAGTATCAGCTCAATTGGCTAATCGTATGAAGGTACTCTATATCTCAGGCGAAGAATCTGTTAAACAAACAAAGCTTCGCGCAGATCGTCTCGATATTAAAGCTGATCAGCTCTATGTACATGCCGAGACGGATATTGATTATATTTCAAAGGCAATAGATGAGCAAAATCCATCATTTGTCGTCATTGACTCAATACAAACGGTTTATCATCCTGATGTTACCTCAGCACCCGGAAGTGTATCCCAAGTACGAGAATGTACGACTGAGTTCATGCGGATTGCTAAAACGAAAGGAATTGCAATTTTTATCGTAGGGCATGTTACAAAGGAAGGCTCTATTGCAGGCCCTAGATTACTTGAGCACATGGTAGATGCCGTTCTTTATTTTGAAGGGGAACGTCATCATACATACCGTATTTTGCGTGCTGTAAAAAATCGTTTTGGTTCTACAAATGAAATGGGTATTTTTGAGATGAAGGAACGAGGGCTTGAGGAAGTATTAAATCCTTCTGAAATATTTCTTGAAGAACGTTCCCAAGGTGCTTCTGGTTCAGTTGTTGTAGCATCCATGGAAGGAACGCGCCCTGTATTAGTTGAAATTCAAGCGCTTATTTCGCCGACAAGCTTCGGTAATCCGCGTAGAATGGCTACAGGTATTGACCATAACCGAGTCTCATTACTGATGGCAGTGTTAGAGAAGCGGATGGGTATGCTGCTGCAAAATCAAGATGCCTACTTGAAGGTAGCGGGGGGAGTGAAATTAGATGAGCCGGCAATTGACTTAGCGGTAGCTGTTAGTATTGCCTCCAGCTTCCGAGACCGCCCTTCAAAACCAACAGATGTAGTAATTGGAGAGGTAGGGTTAACGGGAGAGATTCGCCGTGTATCTCGTGTTGAACAACGTGTACTTGAAGCACAAAAGCTTGGATTTCAGCGTGTTATTCTGCCAGATAAAAATCTTGGAGGGTGGACCGTTCCTAAAGGAATTGAAGTGATTGGTGTTTCCACAGTTAGTGAAGCATTAGAACATACATTAGGAGGCGGATGA
- a CDS encoding MgtC/SapB family protein has protein sequence MINELNELINQYLGEYFLLMSLRIILAVFLCGIIGFEREIKQHPAGFRTHLLVGVGSCLMMLLSLYGFGPYMEASDKIRFDPARIPSYVISGIGFLGAGTIIVRGATVRGLTTAASIWVVAGLGLIIGAGMYGIAVFTTIVVLFSLLLLNRFEKRLAKVHKIENIHIFTEKQVQPLLKIVAVFDKEEIKVRSIQVKKHRTKPVTTEYIIEVANVTKKQKMILFEKLNTLEGVNEIC, from the coding sequence ATGATAAATGAACTGAATGAATTAATAAATCAATATTTAGGTGAATACTTTTTACTTATGTCTTTGAGAATTATTTTGGCAGTCTTTCTTTGTGGCATTATCGGTTTCGAGCGTGAAATTAAGCAACATCCAGCCGGCTTTCGTACTCACTTACTTGTCGGTGTAGGTTCTTGTTTAATGATGTTGCTGTCATTATATGGTTTTGGGCCTTATATGGAAGCTTCGGATAAAATACGGTTTGATCCAGCGAGGATTCCGTCTTATGTTATTAGTGGTATTGGTTTCTTAGGAGCAGGTACCATTATTGTAAGGGGCGCCACGGTACGCGGTCTTACTACTGCTGCTTCTATATGGGTAGTAGCTGGTCTTGGTTTAATTATCGGGGCTGGAATGTATGGGATCGCTGTATTTACCACTATCGTAGTGTTGTTTAGCTTATTATTATTAAATCGTTTTGAAAAACGGTTGGCAAAGGTTCATAAGATCGAAAACATTCATATATTTACAGAAAAGCAAGTGCAGCCTTTGTTAAAAATTGTGGCTGTTTTTGATAAAGAAGAAATTAAAGTTCGTAGCATACAGGTGAAAAAACATCGAACAAAGCCTGTGACAACAGAGTACATTATTGAAGTCGCAAATGTAACGAAAAAACAGAAGATGATATTATTCGAAAAATTAAATACGTTAGAGGGTGTGAATGAAATTTGCTGA
- the lysS gene encoding lysine--tRNA ligase, with product MSHEELNDLMRVRREKLQTLRDAGIDPFGKRFDRTHNTAQLREEYDQFSKEELDEKGAETIIAGRIMTKRGKGKAGFAHIQDLKGQIQIYVRKDRVGEEQYEVFQSADIGDIVGIKGEMFKTKVGELSVKANEFQLLSKSLRPLPEKFHGLKDIEQRYRQRYLDLIMSPESRDTFVTRSRILQSMRRYLDDRGYLEVETPTMHSIPGGASARPFITHHNALDMELYMRIAIELHLKRLIVGGMEKVYEIGRVFRNEGVSTRHNPEFTMIELYEAYADYKDIMSLTENLIAHITKEVHGTTTVQYGDYEVNLEPEWTRLHMVDAVKEHTGVDFWKEMSDEEAHALAKEHGIEVKESMAFGHIVNEFFEQKVEDKLIQPTFIYGHPVEISPLAKKNDEDPRFTDRFELFIVGREHANAFTELNDPIDQRERFEAQVKEREAGNDEAHLMDDDFLESLEYGMPPTGGLGIGIDRLVMLLTNSPSIRDVLLFPQMRHQQ from the coding sequence ATGAGTCACGAAGAATTAAATGACTTAATGCGAGTTCGCCGTGAAAAGTTGCAGACTTTACGCGATGCAGGAATTGATCCGTTCGGCAAACGCTTTGATCGTACTCATAACACAGCACAGCTGCGTGAAGAATATGATCAGTTTTCAAAAGAAGAATTAGATGAAAAAGGTGCCGAAACAATTATTGCCGGCCGTATTATGACAAAGCGTGGAAAAGGAAAAGCAGGCTTTGCTCATATTCAAGATTTAAAAGGACAAATTCAAATATATGTACGAAAAGACCGCGTTGGTGAAGAACAATACGAAGTGTTCCAAAGCGCAGATATCGGCGACATTGTAGGGATTAAAGGTGAAATGTTCAAAACGAAGGTTGGGGAATTGTCTGTTAAGGCAAACGAATTCCAACTGCTTTCGAAATCTCTTCGACCGCTTCCAGAGAAGTTTCATGGTTTGAAAGATATTGAGCAGCGCTACCGTCAGCGTTACCTTGACTTGATTATGAGCCCTGAGAGCCGAGATACATTTGTAACCCGCAGTAGAATTCTTCAATCTATGCGTCGTTACTTAGATGACCGTGGATACTTAGAAGTAGAAACACCAACAATGCACTCTATTCCAGGTGGGGCATCGGCTCGACCGTTTATTACGCATCATAACGCACTTGATATGGAGCTATATATGCGTATTGCAATTGAGCTTCATCTGAAACGTCTGATCGTAGGCGGCATGGAGAAGGTTTATGAAATTGGACGAGTCTTCCGTAATGAAGGTGTCTCAACACGTCATAATCCAGAGTTTACGATGATTGAGTTGTATGAAGCTTATGCGGATTACAAAGATATCATGAGCTTAACTGAGAATTTAATTGCACATATTACAAAAGAAGTTCATGGGACAACAACCGTTCAGTACGGGGACTATGAAGTAAATCTAGAGCCTGAGTGGACACGTCTTCATATGGTAGACGCAGTGAAAGAACATACAGGCGTTGACTTCTGGAAAGAGATGAGCGATGAAGAAGCTCATGCCCTAGCAAAAGAGCATGGCATTGAAGTAAAAGAAAGCATGGCATTTGGGCATATTGTCAATGAATTCTTCGAACAAAAAGTCGAAGACAAGCTTATTCAACCAACATTTATTTATGGCCATCCGGTTGAAATTTCGCCTTTGGCAAAGAAAAATGATGAAGATCCTCGTTTTACAGATCGATTTGAGCTATTTATCGTGGGTCGTGAGCATGCGAATGCATTTACAGAGTTAAATGATCCGATCGACCAACGTGAACGTTTTGAAGCACAAGTGAAAGAACGTGAAGCAGGAAATGATGAAGCACACTTAATGGATGACGATTTCCTTGAGTCTCTTGAATATGGTATGCCGCCAACAGGTGGTCTTGGCATTGGAATTGACCGTTTAGTTATGCTTCTTACAAACTCACCATCTATCCGTGACGTATTGCTATTCCCGCAAATGCGTCATCAACAATAA
- the clpC gene encoding ATP-dependent protease ATP-binding subunit ClpC, translated as MMFGRFTERAQKVLALAQEEAVRLGHNNIGTEHILLGLVREGEGIAAKALNALGLSPEKIQEEVESLIGRGQEVSQTIHYTPRAKKVIELSMDEARKLGHSYVGTEHILLGLIREGEGVAARVLNNLGVSLNKARQQVLQLLGSNESSSANQHSNASANANTPTLDSLARDLTAVAREGSLDPVIGRSKEIQRVIEVLSRRTKNNPVLIGEPGVGKTAIAEGLAQQIINNEVPEILRNKRVMTLDMGTVVAGTKYRGEFEDRLKKVMDEIRQAGNVILFIDELHTLIGAGGAEGAIDASNILKPSLARGELQCIGATTIDEYRKYIEKDAALERRFQPIQVNEPTVDESVQILQGLRDRYEAHHRVTIPDESIKEAVKLSDRYISDRFLPDKAIDLIDEAGSKVRLRSYTAPPNLKELEQKLEEVRKEKDAAVQSQEFEKAASLRDNEQRLREELEGLKKEWKEKQGQENSEVTTEDIAMVVSSWTGIPVNKLAQEESDRLLNMESVLHNRVIGQDEAVKAVSKAIRRARAGLKDPKRPIGSFIFLGPTGVGKTELARALAESIFGDEEAMIRIDMSEYMEKHATSRLVGSPPGYVGHDEGGQLTEKVRRKPYSVVLLDEVEKAHPEVFNILLQVLEDGRLTDSKGRTVDFRNTILIMTSNVGASELKRNKYVGFNVQDENQDYNDMRSKVMTELKRAFRPEFLNRIDEIIVFHSLEKRHIQEIVSLMSQELSKRLKEQDIELTLTDKALEKIADEGFDPEYGARPLRRALQKHIEDRLSEELLKGNIQKGQKIVIDIKDNDFVVETKVLTK; from the coding sequence ATGATGTTTGGACGATTTACAGAGCGAGCTCAAAAAGTATTAGCATTAGCGCAAGAGGAAGCAGTACGCTTAGGGCACAACAATATCGGTACTGAACACATTTTATTAGGACTTGTACGTGAAGGGGAAGGGATTGCAGCGAAAGCGCTGAATGCACTAGGGTTGAGCCCTGAAAAGATTCAAGAAGAAGTAGAATCCTTAATCGGCCGAGGCCAAGAGGTTTCGCAAACGATTCATTACACCCCAAGAGCTAAGAAGGTAATTGAGCTTTCTATGGATGAAGCGCGTAAGCTTGGTCATTCATATGTCGGTACAGAGCATATTCTATTAGGACTTATTCGTGAAGGTGAAGGCGTGGCAGCACGTGTTCTTAACAACTTAGGGGTAAGCTTAAATAAAGCGCGTCAACAAGTGCTTCAATTGCTAGGAAGCAATGAATCATCTTCAGCTAATCAACATAGCAATGCTTCTGCAAACGCAAATACACCAACATTAGACAGCTTAGCACGTGACTTAACAGCTGTGGCACGGGAAGGAAGCTTAGACCCGGTTATCGGACGAAGCAAAGAAATCCAACGTGTAATTGAAGTGTTAAGCCGCCGTACAAAGAATAACCCAGTTTTAATTGGGGAGCCAGGTGTAGGTAAGACAGCAATTGCTGAAGGTTTGGCACAACAAATCATTAACAATGAAGTACCAGAGATTTTACGTAATAAACGTGTGATGACACTTGATATGGGTACAGTTGTTGCAGGTACAAAATATCGTGGTGAATTTGAGGACCGCTTGAAAAAAGTAATGGATGAAATTCGTCAAGCTGGTAATGTTATTCTATTCATTGATGAGTTGCATACACTTATTGGCGCTGGTGGTGCAGAAGGAGCAATTGACGCTTCAAATATCTTAAAACCATCTCTTGCTCGTGGGGAGCTCCAATGTATTGGTGCGACGACAATTGATGAATATCGTAAATATATTGAAAAGGACGCTGCACTTGAGCGCCGCTTCCAGCCGATCCAAGTTAATGAACCGACAGTTGACGAATCGGTACAGATTTTACAAGGGTTGCGCGATCGTTATGAAGCCCATCATCGTGTGACAATTCCAGATGAAAGCATTAAGGAAGCTGTGAAATTGTCTGATCGCTACATATCTGACCGCTTCCTACCGGATAAAGCTATTGATTTGATTGATGAAGCAGGTTCAAAGGTTCGTCTTCGTTCTTACACAGCGCCGCCTAACTTAAAAGAGCTAGAACAGAAGCTTGAAGAAGTGCGCAAAGAAAAAGATGCAGCAGTACAAAGTCAAGAGTTTGAAAAAGCTGCTTCACTTCGCGACAATGAACAACGTTTACGCGAGGAGCTTGAAGGCCTTAAGAAAGAGTGGAAAGAAAAGCAAGGGCAAGAAAATAGCGAAGTCACAACAGAAGATATTGCGATGGTTGTATCCAGTTGGACTGGTATTCCTGTTAACAAACTGGCACAAGAGGAATCAGACCGTCTGTTAAATATGGAAAGCGTCCTGCATAATCGTGTAATTGGTCAAGATGAAGCTGTTAAAGCTGTTTCGAAAGCGATTCGTCGTGCTCGTGCAGGTCTTAAAGATCCAAAGCGCCCGATTGGTTCATTCATCTTCCTTGGTCCTACAGGTGTAGGTAAGACAGAGCTTGCTCGAGCATTAGCCGAGTCTATCTTCGGTGATGAAGAGGCAATGATTCGAATTGATATGTCAGAATATATGGAGAAGCACGCCACATCTCGTCTTGTTGGTTCACCTCCAGGCTATGTAGGCCATGATGAAGGTGGTCAATTAACGGAAAAAGTACGCCGCAAGCCATACTCAGTTGTATTGTTGGATGAAGTTGAGAAGGCGCATCCAGAAGTATTTAATATTCTTCTGCAAGTACTTGAAGACGGCCGCCTAACTGATTCCAAGGGACGTACTGTTGATTTTCGAAATACAATCTTAATCATGACTTCTAATGTTGGTGCAAGTGAATTGAAGCGTAATAAATATGTCGGCTTCAATGTACAGGATGAAAATCAAGATTACAATGATATGAGATCCAAAGTAATGACAGAGCTTAAACGTGCTTTCCGTCCAGAGTTCTTGAACCGTATTGACGAAATCATTGTGTTCCATTCTCTTGAAAAGCGTCATATTCAAGAAATCGTATCACTTATGTCTCAAGAGCTTAGCAAGCGCCTGAAAGAGCAAGATATTGAGCTTACTTTAACGGATAAAGCATTAGAAAAAATTGCAGATGAAGGGTTTGACCCTGAATATGGTGCACGTCCATTGCGCCGCGCTCTTCAAAAGCATATCGAAGACCGCCTATCTGAGGAGCTTCTAAAAGGCAATATTCAAAAAGGACAAAAAATTGTTATTGATATTAAAGACAATGATTTTGTCGTAGAGACAAAAGTATTAACAAAATAG
- a CDS encoding PIN/TRAM domain-containing protein encodes MLTRIVQVFFVIVGGMLGFIYIPDLMDLMKAGDIIWLASPYSGAVLGAFILYFGSLWWTEHVVGFIRKIEERLVKAPVTDLLFGSLGLIVGLILAFLIVIPFKDTGIQILDSLLPIFATFLLGYLGFQVGFKKRDELINLFSASGRLGSKKKQDDEEDQLSGAKVKILDTSVIIDGRIADICQTGFLEGTIVIPHFVLEELQHIADSSDVLKRNRGRRGLDILNKIRKELPVNVEIYEGDFEDIQEVDSKLVKLGKLLSGIVVTNDFNLNKVCELQNVAVLNINDLANAVKPVVLPGEELNVQVIKDGKEQNQGVAYLDDGTMIVVEEGRDYIGKRIDVLVTSVLQTSAGRMIFAKPKLLEKAL; translated from the coding sequence ATGCTGACGCGAATTGTACAGGTGTTTTTTGTAATCGTCGGCGGAATGCTTGGTTTTATATACATTCCTGATTTAATGGATTTGATGAAGGCTGGAGATATTATTTGGTTAGCTTCACCTTATTCAGGGGCAGTATTAGGAGCATTCATATTATATTTTGGTTCATTATGGTGGACAGAACATGTAGTAGGGTTTATCCGTAAGATAGAAGAGCGCTTGGTGAAGGCACCAGTTACGGACTTACTATTTGGAAGCTTAGGCTTAATTGTTGGACTTATTCTTGCTTTTTTAATTGTTATTCCTTTCAAAGATACCGGGATTCAAATTCTAGATTCACTTCTGCCGATTTTTGCAACGTTCCTTCTCGGATATCTTGGGTTTCAAGTAGGGTTTAAGAAGCGTGATGAGCTGATTAACTTATTTTCAGCTTCTGGTCGATTAGGCTCTAAGAAGAAACAGGATGATGAGGAAGACCAATTGTCAGGTGCAAAAGTGAAGATTTTAGATACCAGTGTTATTATTGATGGCCGCATTGCGGACATTTGTCAAACTGGCTTTCTAGAAGGCACAATTGTAATTCCACATTTCGTATTGGAGGAACTTCAGCACATTGCAGACTCTTCAGATGTATTGAAACGAAACCGCGGAAGAAGAGGCTTGGATATTTTAAATAAAATCCGTAAAGAGCTACCTGTAAATGTTGAAATCTATGAAGGGGATTTTGAAGATATTCAAGAAGTAGACAGTAAGCTTGTGAAGCTTGGGAAGCTGCTTTCTGGAATTGTTGTTACAAATGACTTTAACTTAAATAAAGTTTGTGAGCTGCAAAATGTAGCAGTTTTAAATATTAATGACCTTGCCAATGCCGTAAAGCCTGTTGTGCTTCCAGGCGAGGAACTAAATGTTCAAGTTATCAAGGATGGTAAAGAGCAAAATCAAGGTGTTGCATATCTTGATGACGGTACGATGATTGTCGTAGAAGAAGGCCGTGACTATATCGGGAAACGAATTGATGTACTTGTAACAAGTGTTCTGCAAACTTCAGCAGGGCGGATGATTTTTGCCAAGCCAAAGCTACTTGAAAAAGCCTTATGA